The Penicillium oxalicum strain HP7-1 chromosome IV, whole genome shotgun sequence genome contains a region encoding:
- a CDS encoding Polyphosphoinositide phosphatase, with amino-acid sequence MESFDDVAFLGTVPEPSIHDDHLPPAISDARLKKPGDGESADPDTPTSDRSINSGRLPTQAGNEHSAGTPISSEFPQEEEDEEPKVATSFERESGAAFAQKHRSGVDTEDEGINRMHKFTLYETATRFYMVGINLAETRFRILKIDRTSEYGELSVTEDDMIYSKREMVQLLDAIDDGNKSSGGLKQKCSAWALLGFIRFTGAFYMLLVTKRSQVAVLGGHNVYQIDETELISLTSAEPLRLKSEKQSEEERYRAILSNLDLTRSFYFSYSYDITRSLQHNISREREAHHQGAHRFLPRDYNTMFIWNNHLLAPAVQALKNPYEWCLPIIHGYVDQAKMSVFGRVVYISIIARRSRFFAGARFLKRGANDLGFVANDVETEQIVSEQTTTSFHSAGPELYANPNYTSYLQHRGSIPLYWTQENTGVSPKPAIELNLVDPFYSAAALHFDNLFERYGAPIYILNLVKSRERTPRESKLLHEFTNAVTYLNQFLPEDKKLIYKAWDMSRAAKSRDQDVIQTLEDIAGEIIPKTGFFKNAQDVESGLKLQNGVARTNCIDCLDRTNAAQFVIGKRALGYQLHALGVIDETSIEFDSDVVNLFTTMWHDHGDTIAIQYGGSHLVNTMATYRKINQWSSHSRDMVESFKRYYNNSFLDAQRQEAYNLFLGNYIFAQGAPMLWDLTTDYYLHNTDPRFHLEKKRPNYISWYTPEHLEERTVPPLPIRPKEPISHFDDYWLEYYRPLNISTMSKIFSYKMNSTLRYLPQLRSGSSGPDLSPFVPRIAQDQLQRDRPPPRTVRIQEPGDQTSQQIPAISETREESDNWKHQPPSSTKQAPSVGIMREPAFELNQDTIIPPINPPSTSATKPSKAQIAQWTLGQLVSDSLNPSVTSAEAEEYERYINHPLKVPLVVTSEDEMTAMSLREHGGNLDLLEYVNKCKIEDAVLEANAEEDLAEYAEFLNVSEEGLTVVSEDYQKKRYKRYRQWLRGKSLFKQRVDP; translated from the coding sequence ATGGAGAGCTTCGACGACGTGGCATTCTTGGGAACTGTGCCTGAGCCGTCCATTCATGACGACCATCTGCCACCTGCCATTAGTGATGCGAGGCTAAAGAAACCCGGTGATGGGGAGTCGGCGGATCCAGACACTCCCACTTCCGACCGTTCAATCAACTCGGGTCGGCTTCCTACACAAGCAGGCAACGAACACAGTGCTGGAACACCCATTTCATCAGAATTCCcccaggaagaggaagatgaagagcccAAGGTCGCGACATCCTTTGAGCGGGAGTCTGGGGCGGCCTTTGCACAAAAGCACCGGTCTGGCGTGGACACAGAAGATGAGGGGATCAACCGCATGCATAAGTTCACCCTCTACGAAACCGCAACTCGGTTCTACATGGTGGGGATCAATCTGGCAGAGACGCGCTTTCGAATCTTGAAAATCGATCGCACTTCAGAATATGGCGAGCTGAGCGTGACCGAAGATGATATGATCTACTCCAAAAGAGAAATGGTCCAACTTTTGGATGCGATTGACGATGGAAACAAAAGTTCCGGTGGCTTGAAACAAAAGTGTAGTGCATGGGCACTTCTGGGCTTCATCAGATTCACCGGAGCCTTTTACATGCTCCTGGTTACTAAAAGAAGCCAAGTGGCCGTACTTGGTGGGCACAACGTCTACCAGATTGATGAAACAGAACTGATCTCGTTGACATCTGCCGAGCCCTTGCGACTGAAGTCGGAGAAGCAgtcggaagaagagaggtACCGGGCGATACTGAGCAATCTTGATTTGACTCGGTCATTCTACTTCAGCTATTCTTACGATATCACGCGGTCTCTGCAGCATAACATCTCGCGAGAGCGCGAAGCACATCACCAGGGCGCTCACCGGTTCTTACCCCGAGACTACAACACAATGTTCATCTGGAACAATCATCTTCTTGCCCCAGCAGTTCAGGCTCTGAAAAATCCATACGAATGGTGCCTACCAATCATTCATGGCTATGTGGACCAGGCCAAGATGAGTGTCTTTGGACGTGTAGTCTACATTTCCATCATCGCTCGGCGGTCTCGATTTTTTGCGGGAGCACGCTTTCTTAAGCGCGGTGCAAATGACTTGGGTTTCGTTGCCAACGACGTTGAAACCGAGCAGATTGTGTCTGAGCAGACCACCACTTCATTTCACTCCGCTGGTCCTGAGCTGTACGCAAATCCGAACTACACATCCTACCTCCAGCATCGAGGCAGTATTCCTCTTTACTGGACCCAGGAGAACACAGGCGTGTCGCCTAAGCCAGCGATTGAGTTGAACCTTGTTGATCCATTTTACTCCGCCGCGGCATTGCATTTTGACAATCTCTTTGAACGATATGGAGCACCAATTTACATCCTCAATCTCGTCAAGTCCAGGGAACGTACTCCTCGGGAATCTAAACTACTTCATGAGTTCACCAACGCAGTGACTTACCTCAACCAGTTTCTCCCGGAAGACAAGAAATTGATATACAAAGCATGGGACATGAGTCGTGCTGCGAAGAGCCGTGATCAAGACGTGATCCAGACACTTGAGGATATTGCTGGCGAGATCATACCAAAGACGGGATTTTTCAAGAATGCTCAGGATGTGGAAAGTGGTCTGAAACTTCAAAACGGGGTGGCACGAACAAATTGCATCGATTGTTTGGACAGAACCAACGCGGCCCAATTCGTCATCGGCAAAAGAGCTCTTGGATACCAGCTTCACGCGCTTGGCGTTATTGACGAAACTTCGATTGAATTTGATTCTGATGTGGTCAATCTCTTTACTACGATGTGGCATGACCACGGAGACACCATCGCTATTCAATACGGAGGCTCTCATTTGGTTAATACCATGGCTACCTATCGCAAAATTAATCAGTGGAGCAGTCACTCGCGGGATATGGTTGAAAGCTTCAAAAGATACTACAATAACTCATTCCTCGATGCACAACGACAGGAAGCCTACAATCTATTTCTCGGTAACTACATTTTCGCTCAAGGCGCTCCGATGCTTTGGGACCTGACGACCGATTATTATCTTCACAATACCGATCCTCGCTTCCATTTGGAGAAAAAGCGTCCTAATTACATCTCCTGGTACACCCCGGAGCATCTTGAGGAAAGAACAGTTCCACCGCTCCCAATCCGACCCAAGGAGCCAATCTCACATTTTGACGATTACTGGCTTGAGTACTACCGGCCGCTCAACATCTCCACGATGTCAAAGATCTTTTCTTACAAGATGAACTCGACCTTGCGCTATCTCCCTCAGCTTCGCTCTGGAAGCTCCGGCCCTGACCTCAGCCCATTTGTGCCACGAATTGCTCAAGATCAGCTTCAACGGGATCGACCTCCACCACGAACCGTGAGAATTCAAGAGCCAGGCGATCAGACCTCCCAACAGATTCCCGCAATATCAGAAACCCGCGAGGAGAGCGACAATTGGAAGCACCAACCTCCCTCGTCTACCAAACAAGCTCCATCTGTTGGCATCATGAGGGAGCCTGCATTTGAGCTCAATCAAGACACTATCATTCCTCCAATCAACCCTCCCTCCACTTCAGCCACCAAACCCAGCAAGGCACAAATCGCTCAATGGACCCTGGGACAGTTAGTCAGCGATTCCTTGAATCCTTCTGTCACCTCCGCAGAAGCGGAAGAGTACGAGCGATACATCAACCATCCTCTCAAGGTACCCCTCGTCGTTACCTCGGAGGATGAAATGACTGCGATGTCACTTCGAGAGCACGGTGGcaatcttgatcttctggaaTATGTCAATAAATGCAAAATTGAGGACGCGGTTCTCGAAGCTAACGCGGAGGAGGATTTGGCGGAATACGCCGAATTCCTGAATGTTTCGGAGGAAGGGTTGACCGTTGTGAGTGAGGATTACCAGAAGAAGCGCTACAAGCGCTATCGCCAGTGGTTGCGCGGCAAAAGCCTGTTTAAACAACGAGTTGATCCGTGA
- a CDS encoding Acyl-CoA dehydrogenase AFT10-1: MAQSVRPATAPYSEPLLPQLDVRNPYYTDLHHNLRAWVRDYVETSISPYAQEWETAGQVPEEVRRRHAELGFSIVHPLTTEEHSAGLALPGNVPRAKWDTWCSLIVNDELTRTGFVGVIWGLGGGNGIGCPPIAKFGTPAQQKRWLPGVAKGDLRFCLGITEPDAGSDVAGIKTTAKREGNYYIVNGSKKWITNGIWADYCTAAVRTGGDGRSGISLLVIPLNAPGVTRKRMFNSGVNASGSTFIEFDDVHVPIDHLIGEENKGFPLIMSNFNPERLALACASLRLARVCAEDAFHYAMQRETFGSPLIQKQAIQAKIFKFGLMIEPAYAFMEQLVNILELTKDRPADEVNIGGMTALLKVMSTRALEKSVREAQQILGGAGYNKAGKGARVEQISRDVRVHVVGGGSEEIMMGLALQEETKALRTRRMALEKRHSKI; this comes from the exons ATGGCGCAAAGTGTCCGCCCTGCAACCGCCCCCTACAGTGAACCCCTTCTCCCGCAGCTTGATGTCCGCAACCCCTACTACACTGATCTACACCACAACTTGCGTGCATGGGTCCGCGACTACGTGGAAACCTCAATTTCCCCATACGCGCAGGAATGGGAGACAGCTGGACAAGTCCCCGAGGAAGTTCGCCGGCGCCACGCTGAGCTCGGATTCAGTATCGTTCATCCTCTTACCACCGAGGAGCATTCGGCGGGTCTTGCGCTTCCAGGCAACGTCCCTCGCGCGAAGTGGGATACCTGGTGCTCACTGATTGTCAATGATGAATTGACTCGCACCGGATTTGTCGGTGTAATCTGGGGCCTCGGTGGTGGGAACGGTATTGGTTGCCCTCCTATTGCAAAATTCGGGACCCCAGCACAGCAGAAGCGCTGGCTTCCGGGAGTTGCGAAGGGTGACCTTCGATTTTGTCTGGGAATCACCGAGCCTGACG CCGGATCAGACGTCGCAGGCATCAAAACCACTGCCAAGCGCGAGGGCAACTACTATATCGTCAATGGATCGAAGAAATGGATCACCAACGGCATCTGGGCGGATTACTGCACGGCGGCGGTCCGGACAGGGGGAGACGGACGGTCGGGCATCAGTCTGCTCGTGATTCCGTTGAACGCTCCTGGAGTGACTCGCAAAAGAATGTTCAATTCGGGTGTCAATGCCAGCG GCTCCACCTTCATCGAATTTGATGATGTCCATGTCCCCATCGATCACCTCATTGGTGAGGAGAACAAAGGGTTCCCCCTGATCATGTCGA ACTTCAATCCTGAACGTCTCGCCCTCGCATGTGCATCTCTTCGGCTTGCCCGGGTATGCGCAGAAGATGCCTTTCACTATGCTATGCAACGCGAGACCTTTGGCTCTCCATTGATTCAAAAGCAAGCGATTCAGGCCAAAATCTTTAAATTCGGCCTGATGATTGAACCGGCATACGCGTTCATGGAGCAACTTGTGAACATCTTGGAGTTGACCAAAGACCGACCCGCTGACGAGGTCAACATCGGCGGCATGACCGCTCTGTTAAAAGTGATGTCCACAAGAGCACTGGAAAAGAGTGTGCGCGAGGCTCAGCAGATTCTTGGCGGTGCAGGGTACAACAAAGCCGGGAAAGGGGCAAGGGTCGAGCAAATCAGCCGAGATGTCCGTGTCCACGTTGTCGGTGGAGGAAGCGAGGAAATCATGATGGGTTTGGCGCTACAAGAGGAGACCAAGGCTCTTCGAACTCGACGAATGGCGCTGGAAAAGCGACATTCCAAGATCTAA